In one Triplophysa rosa linkage group LG13, Trosa_1v2, whole genome shotgun sequence genomic region, the following are encoded:
- the rbmx gene encoding RNA-binding motif protein, X chromosome isoform X2 codes for MAEADRPGKLFIGGLNTETSEKVLEAYFSKFGRISEVLLMKDRETNKSRGFAFVTFENPGDAKDAAREMNGKPLDGKPIKVEQATKPQFESSGRRGPPPVHTRSRGPPRGPRGSRGAPSGMRGPPSRGMSSRGPPPTKRGPPVRNGGPPPKRSAPSGPMGRSPMSRDRDPYGPPPRRDSLMSRRDDGPSPRDDHYSNKDSYSSRDYMSSRDSRDYAPPRDYPYREYPAHSTSRDEYGSGSRGYSDRDGYGGGREPRGYMERPSTGSYRDPYDGYGNSRSAPPSRGPPPSYSGSGGSSRYDDYGSSSRDGYGSRDSYPSSRSDPYSNSRGDRPGRQERGPPPPLERGYPPREYSSSSRGAPRGGRRGGGRADRGMARNRY; via the exons ATGGCGGAGGCAGACCGACCAGGCAAGCTGTTCATCGGTGGCCTCAACACAGAAACGAGCGAGAAGGTCCTTGAAGCATATTTCAGCAAATTCGGCAGGATATCGGAAG ttttgttgATGAAGGATCGCGAGACGAATAAATCAAGAGGTTTCGCGTTTGTAACTTTCGAGAATCCTGGCGATGCAAAagatgctgcaagagaaatgAATGGCAAG CCTCTTGATGGGAAGCCCATTAAAGTAGAGCAGGCCACAAAGCCTCAATTTGAATCTTCGGGCCGTCGTGGTCCACCCCCAGTTCACACACGAAGTCGCGGTCCCCCCAGAGGCCCGCGAGGATCCAGAGGAGCACCAAGTGGAATGCGGGGACCACCAAGCAGAG GCATGTCATCAAGAGGCCCACCTCCAACAAAGAGAGGCCCGCCAGTGAGGAACGGAGGACCCCCACCCAAAAGATCTGCACCCTCTGGGCCAATGGGCAGAT CACCTATGTCAAGGGATAGAGACCCATACGGTCCCCCTCCCCGCAGGGATTCTCTGATGTCTAGAAGGGATGATGGTCCTTCACCTCGTGATGATCACTACAGTAATAAAGACAG TTATTCCAGCCGCGACTACATGAGCTCACGTGACTCTCGGGACTATGCTCCTCCACGAGACTACCCGTACCGGGAGTATCCAGCCCATTCCACTTCCAGAGATGAATATGGGTCAGGATCCAGAGGATACAG TGATCGAGATGGCTATGGTGGTGGCCGAGAACCCAGGGGTTATATGGAACGACCCAGTACAGGCTCCTATAGAGACCCTTACGATGGTTACG GTAACTCACGCAGCGCCCCACCCTCAAGGGGTCCCCCTCCATCCTACAGTGGGAGTGGCGGAAGCAGTCGTTATGACGACTATGGCAGCAGTTCCCGGGATGGATATGGCAGTCGTGACAGTTATCCCAGCAGTCGGAGTGACCCATACTCCAATAGTCGTGGTGACCGTCCGGGTAGGCAAGAAAGGGGACCACCCCCTCCTCTTGAGAGAGGCTATCCTCCTCGAGAATACAGCAGCTCAAGCC
- the rbmx gene encoding RNA-binding motif protein, X chromosome isoform X1, with translation MAEADRPGKLFIGGLNTETSEKVLEAYFSKFGRISEVLLMKDRETNKSRGFAFVTFENPGDAKDAAREMNGKPLDGKPIKVEQATKPQFESSGRRGPPPVHTRSRGPPRGPRGSRGAPSGMRGPPSREPFFKGMSSRGPPPTKRGPPVRNGGPPPKRSAPSGPMGRSPMSRDRDPYGPPPRRDSLMSRRDDGPSPRDDHYSNKDSYSSRDYMSSRDSRDYAPPRDYPYREYPAHSTSRDEYGSGSRGYSDRDGYGGGREPRGYMERPSTGSYRDPYDGYGNSRSAPPSRGPPPSYSGSGGSSRYDDYGSSSRDGYGSRDSYPSSRSDPYSNSRGDRPGRQERGPPPPLERGYPPREYSSSSRGAPRGGRRGGGRADRGMARNRY, from the exons ATGGCGGAGGCAGACCGACCAGGCAAGCTGTTCATCGGTGGCCTCAACACAGAAACGAGCGAGAAGGTCCTTGAAGCATATTTCAGCAAATTCGGCAGGATATCGGAAG ttttgttgATGAAGGATCGCGAGACGAATAAATCAAGAGGTTTCGCGTTTGTAACTTTCGAGAATCCTGGCGATGCAAAagatgctgcaagagaaatgAATGGCAAG CCTCTTGATGGGAAGCCCATTAAAGTAGAGCAGGCCACAAAGCCTCAATTTGAATCTTCGGGCCGTCGTGGTCCACCCCCAGTTCACACACGAAGTCGCGGTCCCCCCAGAGGCCCGCGAGGATCCAGAGGAGCACCAAGTGGAATGCGGGGACCACCAAGCAGAG AACCTTTTTTTAAAGGCATGTCATCAAGAGGCCCACCTCCAACAAAGAGAGGCCCGCCAGTGAGGAACGGAGGACCCCCACCCAAAAGATCTGCACCCTCTGGGCCAATGGGCAGAT CACCTATGTCAAGGGATAGAGACCCATACGGTCCCCCTCCCCGCAGGGATTCTCTGATGTCTAGAAGGGATGATGGTCCTTCACCTCGTGATGATCACTACAGTAATAAAGACAG TTATTCCAGCCGCGACTACATGAGCTCACGTGACTCTCGGGACTATGCTCCTCCACGAGACTACCCGTACCGGGAGTATCCAGCCCATTCCACTTCCAGAGATGAATATGGGTCAGGATCCAGAGGATACAG TGATCGAGATGGCTATGGTGGTGGCCGAGAACCCAGGGGTTATATGGAACGACCCAGTACAGGCTCCTATAGAGACCCTTACGATGGTTACG GTAACTCACGCAGCGCCCCACCCTCAAGGGGTCCCCCTCCATCCTACAGTGGGAGTGGCGGAAGCAGTCGTTATGACGACTATGGCAGCAGTTCCCGGGATGGATATGGCAGTCGTGACAGTTATCCCAGCAGTCGGAGTGACCCATACTCCAATAGTCGTGGTGACCGTCCGGGTAGGCAAGAAAGGGGACCACCCCCTCCTCTTGAGAGAGGCTATCCTCCTCGAGAATACAGCAGCTCAAGCC